A stretch of DNA from Perognathus longimembris pacificus isolate PPM17 unplaced genomic scaffold, ASM2315922v1 HiC_scaffold_200, whole genome shotgun sequence:
GAATTTTGTACAGGGTCACATCTAGAGGTTAATGCTGCATCCAAGCATGCAGGTTTTCTCAGAATAActaggaaaattttcttttgctaccTTGCCAGCCTGGAAAGCAGAATATTAGGTCCATCACTCCAGGACAATGATTCTACATTTACCTTTTGCCACCGTTACAAACTTCCAGAGATTAGTGATGCCTAGAGAATCAGCTCTTTGTCATGGACAACAAGTGTTTCCCCAGCCACAAAGTGTGCTTTGAAAGGTCATTTGGTTTGGTAGGGAATGTGATCCTACTATCACTACTTCCTTCACcttgtagtttgtttctggtATTATTCTACAGTTTCTTCTGGGAGTCTGAGAATGTAGACACCATGTACCTATAGCATTTTATACCATCGATACAATCTTCACAAGTTCTCTTGGAagcactcatggagactgaaattcTCATCTCGGGTCTCTCTGTGAATCATCACTAATGAGGTTGGTGTTCATACCTTAACAGTTGGGGTACCGGATCTAAAGCATCCCCTGATCTGAACACCCATCTGAGATCACCAGGGTGCCACAGCACTACTAaagtagggaagaaaacagaaaaaggaatgaaacagtgaggtggggaagaagccagaggtggaacatgACCAGCCTGTTGATCTCAGAAACAGGAGGTATCAGGCCATATGACAGAAAGAATAGATATGAGCACAGGGACACTGTAATGTAACATGGCTGGCATGAGGAAGCATGGCCAGCATGAGTAAGGAGACTGGTATTGggaaagagacaaacacaaaccTTTATAGCCTTACTCTTTATTGCCATTACACCCATACTGCCTGTTCCCCTATCCACTCTTGCCTGTCTCACCTAGGTCATTCTTACTCctcacaggtatacaaggcattgtttgcagttcttacttatttctgaaatgataataCAAATCTTCATTGAAGATCTGAATAACTCCAGAGGCTGTTGATGCCATGaaggaaacagggacagtgctctatgtagccctgaaatgtttcaggacgtacatgtgtatttcagacagtagagagaatggagagtggggaaggaggcTAAGCTTCTGGACCATACTATCCAACTATGGGAGAACCTCTACAGATAACATTGAGGTGGAGCAATTGGCATAACTTCACATAAGCAATGTTGATTTTAGGTTCAAGTGCAATAGGCAGAATTCGGGGCCTAGCCTGAAATGTCTCTCCAATGTCAACAACCTCCACCCTCCTTAACTACTGTCACCAACCTTGCCAATTCTttcctaaaaggggaaaaaagtgtgtTCTAATGCTGAGCTTCAGCTGGAGATATGTCTCCCTCCTCTCATTAAACTGTAGAGGCAGACTCTCCAACTGACTTTTAGAAACAATCATTGCAAACTCACAAACAGAACcgagttgtttattttcccattcaaATCCTACATATATTTGCACAGAGTCAGACACATATGACCGTGTGGATTTGTCCCGAATTATCAATTCACATTTTATCACCTGTCTGGCCCTCTGCATCCTGTCTTAGTACCTGAAGTGAGTTCCAGGGTTTTTCTGTGTTGACCTAGCTTGTCTCCTAATTCTAAAGTAGTGCTTGTGATGAACACATGTCCCAATGAATTTAGGTAAAGTTGGATGCTCCATCATCTTCCAGTCAAAGTCCAGAATTACCCTAAGGAACACGAAAAATACATACTGattacaagtatataatataaagttgttttgatacttctggatgCTGGCTAAGACACAATAACTCCCTTCTAACtctagatcttctgatctcaagtCTCCAGTCCATGAGGTAAAGTCCATTCTCTATCACCCCTTCCCCACTATCATGTCGAGGATTACACAAGAAATCTCACAAGTCATGATTTACCACAAGCAAAATTATTCGACAATGGTGGAAATAAATTTGGGAGAGCCAAAACTTAGGAGATGGGAAGAGGGTAAGAAATGGGTTTACTTCTCTTGGAACTCTGAGAAGGACAGGGTATTAAAGATTCAGCTTGGCATCTACCTGAGTGTCTCTGTACGTTACCCATGCTTCAGCAGAATTAGTTCAGCCTTAACCAGTTTTGCACAGCTGTCCTTCCAATTTGTTGTCTcttccagaggccctggaggaacTGCGTTTGGCCATCCTCTTTTAGTCACAAGCCTCAAATGTACAGGTGTGAAGTTAGCATTTAGGTACCTGACAAGATGGACAGCATGTACTAGCTACCCACCTATATATCCTTCCTCTTTACCCCCTCTTCATGTGCTTTCATCATCTTGTAGTAGTGCAATGgattgagccacaggtcttttCTGATGATCTGGTAAAGTAAGTAGGTAAGGTAAGTAGGTAAGGCAATTAGCTCAAGGTTCACACTCAGCACTCAGCAAGCCAGTGAACCAACCAACGTCACAGATGGCTTGCTTTGGCCTTTTGTAGTACCTCAGTGATCCTGTTTGAGCCTGCAAAATTGTGGTCTGTAAACCAGTTGAAGAAGTTTGGGCTCTTGTTATGGTTTCTGTGACTGTCAGCTTCAATTTTATAATCCTGACGCCACAGAATGGGAGTGGAATGGCACAACCTATATCCTGCAAGAAGACATGATAAGAGAATCCAAGTCCTGTTGGCCATTATCAATTCACAAACTCCAAAAAACACACTGTGAGCAAATTCTTACCAGTGATATCCACGACGAATTCCTTAACAACCACTGCATTCTGGAAGTATGggttatttctaaagtaaaaggtGATTTTGCAGGAACTCTTGGGATGCCTGAGTTCTTGTACCTAccagaagaaaaggtagaaagctAAAAGCCCTTTACAGGTAACCGGCAAGTTCCTGTTTGGAAGTGAGTTCTGTTCGTGACACTGTATAGCCCACCAAGATAAATGCCTTGGGTACTCACTTCCAAATTGATCATGTAGCTAAGCATGTCTTCATCTTGGTCACTGATCATTGCTGACAGCTGGGGATGGTTCACAAACTGCCTGGGTCAAGGAGCCTTCAGATGCTGTGGATGTGCTAGGTATAACCACTTGCATTGAAAGCAGCAAGTGATGTGTGAGGCTAGTGTCTTCCTAGGTACTCCAATCTCCATCTTATTCTAGGCCAAGGAATATCCTAAATAATAAGGTAAGCTTAGGATTTGCAAATTGAAGACGACCTGAACTGAGCTCTGTTGTATTCTGTTCTCTGAGTGATGGGGGCCAGATTTTACAATCTCTTTGTCTAAATGTCTTCTTTCCCACCTCTTACTGACCGTGGCGTAACTCACACCCCTTTCCCATAGCACCATTAcaaaactcttctccaattagcaGCCTATGTGGCAACTTCCTTGTGCTACTCATTGTTTCTATGACTCATTGTCCCTACAACTCCTGCCTATACCAATCTCTAGCCTAGATTATCCATAGTCCTCTTCTCTAGGGACCCTAGCAGTGTGATGTTCCAGATCCTGTGCATGCAAATGCCTCATAAAAGGTCCACTACTCGAAAACACAGGCTGCAAGGCAGTAACAAGTAAGATGCCTAAGGATACAGTTTGggcccagaagccagggatgccCCGGATGTTGCTGCTTCTGGAATCCAGGAGAGTCTTTTGCCTCTTGCTCAGATTCTGTTTTAGGCGTTCATGAGCCTTGGTGGCTTGGTTATTCACTGGTCCCAGATCTAACTGAAGAGCCTGCAATTCCTTCAGTGGTGGCTGTTGAGAAATAGGTTTACCGTTGGCTAACCATTGCTTCCTCCGTGCTTGTGATACAAATTGTCTGAAAGGTGCCTCTAAATCACCCCCACCAGCTTTTTTGTCTCCTACTCAGCCATTTTATTCTCCTGCTGCACCGGCCCCACAGCCTTGCTGTCCAACAGTGGCAGCACAGCCGACTCTCCAGTGCTCCATGTAGTCTCCACGTGCCTGTACCTTTCACAGGGATCCTTAGCCTGGCCCAACTGGACCTCCATGAGCAGCACGCAGGTTCTCAGAAGGCGTTAGCAATGCAGCAGTTTGCCGTGCATTGCCTTCCCGGAGTCTGTGCATTCCCATTCCCGAGGGCAACCTCTCCTCTACCCGTGGGACTtgcccactctccttcccttctgcctattctgcctccttttccagtgcccttgcttctccctccctgtgtGCCATCCCGGGAAACCATCTCCCCTCCCTGTGAGCCATTGTTCtgcttacctccctctcttccaccccACGAGCCTACTCCACCCCTTCTCTCGTAGCACATGCCCCCCCTCATCCTGGCATGGTCACTTCTTTCTTGGCCTGCTCTGCACCCATAACCCTACCCTGGGTGCCAAGGGCTTTCTCTTCTTGCCTGCCACGAGCTTTTCCCCCCGTCCTCCTCTATCCTCTAGGctaggcctcccctccccggaactcggctccctccccctcctccattccaTTGCCAATATTCTCTCACCACTGGCCCGCCGCCTCCCCACAGGAAGCGCCCCCTAGATTACCTCTTCCGCAGGTGGAGGAGTCCCACATTCCTGTCTACTCGCCATGTCGTCCTGCTCGTCCTCACCCAAGCTTGCTCCTGCAGAGAGCCACAAAGCAGCTCGGCCTCGGGAACCGCCCAACCACGGACTGTGCTGGGGGCGGGACAAGCGCCCTGCACCGGAAAGCAATTAGCTACTTCCGCCTGGGTCGGGCTCCCAGCCAAGACATGGATGGCACCTAGTTCCGCGTCATTCCTCCAGAGGCGGAAGTTGAAGGGGTGCCAGGTGCGGTGggtccgcctgtaatcctagctaccccggaAGCCTGGCCCGGATGGCGGGCGATTGAAGCCCGGCGGGAAAGCAAAGTCCGCTCCTGACACCATCGGCAGTAAACGACTCCCAAAACACCCTAGGTGACCAGCTTTGATCCAAAGACCGCGGGGACacccctgggccctgggttcaaacccctggacagacgcaggaaagagaaaaatcaacggcagggaaagaaaagggagtggagggaaggggaagaaagagtggGCACGAGACGTGGGAACACTGACCCTGGGGAGAAAGCTGGAGCAGACTACAGATTGGCAATTTACTTAATAGTGCGGATACATTGTTACTTCTTAGTTGGGTGACTGCATCCCGGTTGTATAACCATACATTATCAGAACCTGAATGAAGGGCCTAACTCAGCATCATTGATACTCAGGGCAAAGCCTTGTGTGTTAAGGGCACCTATTATCCTGTGACATACAGACTCATTTCAGATCCCAAGTACAAGGCCAGGAAATTCTcagccaatctctgcctccctgtctcccttcctctctctctctcctttcctccctctctctctccttccttctctctctccctgccgctCTCTCaccctccttcactctctccctaacccttccctctctttctctatccctctctcccccctatTTCTCCCCCTTGACAACTAAATCATTTCTTCACACTGCCATATTGtaaacaaattgaaaaacataGGCGAATAGGAGTCCTTGCATTCTACTCAAGACCCAAACTTCATTTGAGATTGGCTCACATTTCAGGCACTGTGTCACCTTGGTCACTTTGAAGGTGTGTTCTCAATTTAGGTCCAGCCTGTCTGGGCTTTTATGGCCCTTCCTATGCTTTCCCTGTGGCTGGAGATGACTGGTACATTTCCAATGAGTTGACAGAATAGATAACCACTACTTTCCTcggttaattgaaatatttttacccACATCTATTACCCtcaagtagaaagaaaggaaaccaaaatatTCTAAAGTCCACTGTGAGGTAAATACATAATGaaactgatttatatttttaatgactaaGAAAGAGACACATGCAAATTGACAAGCAAGGGTTATTAAACATCCATGAAGAAATTTGAACTCTGGCAGCAGTGGCAGCAGAGCACCACCACTGCCCTGGCAAAGTCCCCGGTTCTCCACTCACCTCCAGTGCTCATTGGTGACTAGGAGAGGAAACCTTCAGCCCACAGGCAGCAGACAGACGCGGACTGCGGAAAAGTCCAACAatccagagaaaacatttttgcccctcatgtcactgtgactgatttcAGTTCCCtaggtattatgtatatatttattggaactaggaagggaaggggaacatcaaaatggagacacaaagaaacaatgaacaaacaccacagcagtagttacaaaattatatgctataaCTCCATGTACCACTCATGTGAGATGGGAAAGGGGAGTGGGATggttgggaaaaaatgaggaagaggtaataattttataagaaatgtactccctgccttacatgtgaaactgtaacccctttgcacatcacttggacaataaataagttaataaataaaaatagattaattttttttctcagtctgggatctgaactcagtgcagggtgctgtccctgagcttttgtgtgcagggCTATTATTCTTGCCAATGtgttatttattaactttttgacTTGAACATTAGACCAAAGGGccttgtggacatttctgcctcagctggcttcaagacATAATCGTCagacctcaggttcct
This window harbors:
- the LOC125344654 gene encoding testis-specific Y-encoded protein 9-like; translated protein: MASRQECGTPPPAEEPPLKELQALQLDLGPVNNQATKAHERLKQNLSKRQKTLLDSRSSNIRGIPGFWAQTFVNHPQLSAMISDQDEDMLSYMINLEVQELRHPKSSCKITFYFRNNPYFQNAVVVKEFVVDITGYRLCHSTPILWRQDYKIEADSHRNHNKSPNFFNWFTDHNFAGSNRITEIIRKDLWLNPLHYYKMMKAHEEGLCIPIVVQERLLAGFTPLVGRLPITMLYLMVSKMSSNLDRYLVMLKTELPSWFWEGD